From a single Silene latifolia isolate original U9 population chromosome 6, ASM4854445v1, whole genome shotgun sequence genomic region:
- the LOC141587934 gene encoding protein FAR1-RELATED SEQUENCE 11-like: MGNLIGSDVTDSSSARSNVIRFFYLNNEPEDETRQFRNNEVVKLNENEENIDRNSFEPFVGQCCLSEEEAYLFYENFAKDNGFSIRREWHVTQFNSHHNHQLLSATQVRFLPSYLSISKDDEQQLMLYKNVGLSVSRKRQENLANDAMDLLKICKSAKTENPNFPFDFTIDNENRLENIFWSPTHCFDLYQEYGDSSGFDTTYRTFVTLMKKPPMTLITDQDPWMSKAVSIEMLYKLDNIDDFEQEWPLMIDLAVGDIGQTQLHHTKLDTYRGSCLRTSSSLEEQVYKVFTSFSFKKFQEEFERANQYTVCLDHTHVFIVRHYKELRAQKHNVVWNCDNISCSCKLFEFWGILCRHVLSVFIHKDRFDIPVRYLPLRWCRDEFHTRVIVPPLNQTISNSEVLSSEIINLGEDNHIHNPPVSKTKGRPKFRREIGEKEAAQRQSRNCSFSKKPGHKCTTRPEKENIHVNTVPVDAKKRKKDS, translated from the exons ATGGGCAATCTAATCGGTTCCGATGTAACAGACTCTTCTTCTGCAAG GTCAAATGTAATTCGTTTTTTTTACTTGAACAATGAACCAGAAGACGAAACACGCCAGTTTAGAAATAATGAAGTCGTTAAACTAAATGAAAATGAGGAGAATATTGATAGAAACTCTTTTGAACCCTTTGTTGGTCAATGTTGTCTAAGTGAAGAGGAGGCTTATTTGTTTTACGAGAATTTTGCTAAAGATAATGGGTTTTCAATTCGTAGAG AGTGGCATGTTACCCAATTTAATTCGCATCATAACCATCAACTTTTGTCAGCTACTCAAGTGCGATTTCTTCCTTCTTATCTCTCTATATCTAAAGACGATGAGCAACAACTTATGTTGTATAAAAATGTTGGTCTTTCAGTCAG TAGAAAGCGACAAGAGAATTTGGCCAATGACGCTATGGATCTTCTTAAAATTTGTAAGAGCGCCAAAACTGAGAACCCTAACTTTCCATTTGATTTTACTATTGACAATGAGAATAGGCTGGAGAATATATTTTGGTCGCCTACTCACTGCTTTGATTTGTATCAAGAGTACGGAGACTCTAGTGGGTTTGATACAACTTATAGG ACTTTTGTTACACTGATGAAGAAGCCGCCAATGACCCTAATTACTGACCAGGATCCATGGATGTCAAAAGCAGTCTCCATAGAAAT GTTGTATAAGTTGGACAATATTGATGATTTTGAACAAGAATGGCCTCTTATG ATTGATCTAGCAGTTGGGGATATTGGGCAAACTCAACTACACCATACCAAGTTGGATACATATAGAGGATCTTGTTTGCGTACTTCATCTTCGTTGGAAGAGCAAGTGTATAAAGTTTTCAcatcattttctttcaaaaaatttcaagaaGAGTTTGAAAGGGCTAATCAATATACGGTATGTTTGGATCACACTCATGTTTTCATTGTTCGACATTATAAGGAGCTACGTGCACAGAAGCATAATGTCGTTTGGAATTGTGACAATATTAGTTGTAGCTGTAAGCTTTTTGAGTTTTGGGGTATTCTTTGCCGACATGTATTATCTGTGTTCATACATAAAGACCGTTTTGACATACCGGTTAGATATTTACCCTTACGATGGTGTCGTGATGAGTTCCATACTAGGGTCATCGTTCCGCCACTCAATCAAACAATTTCAAATAGTGAAGTATTGAGCTCTGAAATCATTAATTTGGGTGAGGATAATCACATTCATAATCCTCCGGTTTCGAAAACTAAAGGTCGTCCGAAATTCAGGCGAGAAATAGGTGAAAAAGAAGCTGCACAAAGGCAAAGTAGAAATTGTTCTTTTTCTAAAAAGCCCGGACATAAATGTACAACTCGTCCAGAAAAGGAAAACATTCATGTAAATACGGTCCCAGTTGATGCTAAGAAGAGGAAAAAAGACTCCTAA
- the LOC141587935 gene encoding cytochrome P450 83B1-like, producing the protein MAIILLVFILVLSTLFLTFLKYKKKKPFHPPPGPKGLPFIGNLHQYDFSKPHLYLAMLAKTYGPIVSLRVGCAQMVVVQSANLAKEVLKTQDLNFCARPSMVGMQKLSYNGLDISFSQYNEYFREVKKICVVHLFNSKRVRSLTPMLQQEISRMMEKISKLSSDSCMVNLSSLMSDLACKNICKIAFGRRCYDEDEDGSNFRRLLDESEEVFVDFAYSDYFPSLGWLDKLTGKSARLEKLFLDLDAFYEKIIDEHLRPHDRDNNREDLIDVLLQLRKERSFTFDFTLNHVKAIVMDIFVAGTDTGSTMIIWAMTELIKHPSAMKQVQDELRNAITKTGHISEDDLNDLVYFKAVVKETFRLHPAAPLLIAHQAIQKTSVDGYDILPNTLVFVNAWAIGRDSTSWKDPESFMPERFLGSEIDFKGQDFELIPFGAGRRMCPGLHLGTLLVELTLANLLYSFEWELPVGVNKEDVDTDTLLGITMRKMNPLCLMPKTFPQH; encoded by the exons ATGGCAATCATCTTATTAGTCTTCATACTTGTCCTCTCTACTCTATTTCTTACATTTTTAAAGTATAAAAAAAAGAAGCCATTTCATCCTCCTCCTGGCCCAAAAGGGTTACCCTTCATAGGGAATTTACACCAATATGACTTTTCAAAACCTCACCTCTACTTAGCTATGTTAGCCAAGACATACGGTCCAATCGTGTCGTTACGAGTGGGTTGTGCACAGATGGTTGTGGTTCAATCAGCTAACCTAGCCAAGGAGGTTTTGAAAACACAAGACCTCAATTTTTGTGCTAGACCATCTATGGTCGGGATGCAAAAATTAAGCTATAATGGGTTAGATATATCTTTTAGTCAATATAATGAGTATTTTAGAGAAGTAAAGAAAATATGTGTTGTTCATCTTTTTAACTCTAAGAGAGTAAGATCTCTTACTCCCATGCTTCAACAAGAAATCTCAAGGATGATGGAAAAGATATCCAAGCTTTCTTCCGATTCATGCATGGTTAATCTGAGCAGTTTGATGAGTGATCTTGCATGCAAAAACATATGCAAGATTGCATTTGGTAGGAG ATG CTATGATGAGGACGAAGACGGGAGCAATTTCCGCAGGCTTTTAGATGAAAGTGAAGAGGTATTCGTGGACTTTGCATATTCCGACTATTTCCCTTCCCTCGGCTGGCTTGACAAGCTTACGGGGAAGTCTGCTAGGCTTGAGAAACTATTTCTAGACTTGGATGCATTTTATGAGAAGATTATCGACGAACATCTTCGCCCGCATGACCGTGATAATAACCGGGAGGACCTCATCGACGTTTTATTGCAACTTCGGAAAGAACGTTCGTTTACCTTTGATTTTACTTTGAACCATGTCAAAGCCATTGTGATG GATATATTTGTCGCAGGAACGGATACAGGTTCAACCATGATAATTTGGGCAATGACTGAACTTATTAAACATCCGAGTGCCATGAAACAAGTACAGGACGAGCTTAGAAATGCCATAACAAAAACAGGTCACATAAGTGAGGATGATCTTAATGACCTAGTGTATTTCAAGGCAGTCGTCAAAGAAACATTTAGACTACATCCAGCGGCTCCATTGCTCATTGCACACCAAGCAATCCAAAAGACCAGTGTAGACGGGTATGACATTCTTCCAAATACACTAGTATTTGTGAATGCTTGGGCTATTGGAAGAGACTCGACATCTTGGAAAGACCCGGAAAGTTTTATGCCCGAGAGGTTTTTAGGAAGTGAAATTGATTTCAAAGGCCAAGATTTTGAGCTTATTCCGTTTGGAGCAGGGCGAAGAATGTGCCCCGGGTTGCATCTTGGTACTCTTCTGGTTGAGCTTACACTTGCTAATTTGCTCTACTCTTTTGAGTGGGAACTGCCGGTTGGTGTGAATAAAGAAGATGTTGATACGGATACGCTCCTCGGTATTACTATGCGTAAGATGAATCCACTTTGTCTTATGCCAAAAACATTTCCACAACATTAA